The DNA sequence CGACTCGGTAGCCGTGTTCGACTCCGTCTCCACCAGTCGGCTCGCATGGACGAGGAACGGCACGTCCGGCTTGGCGGGCCTGGGACCCGTATACTTCTTCTGGGCCGGCAAAACAGCCGCCAGCATTACGAGGGCCGCGAGAAGGCGCAAAACCTGGATCCGCATAAGGAGTATTGTCTCACTGACAACAGATGCCTGCCTCCGTCATGCGGTTTCGTCCAGCGTGTTGAAGACTCGCTCCAACTCCGTCCGGTCGACGGGGAGGTGTAACGTCAACGCGCCGGGGGCGGCGCTGTCGGAGGCCGTGGCGATCAGGCCGACGTGTGGGGTGTGCTGGCGCATCCGTTCGGCGAATTCCGTCCAAGGCAGATCGGGCAGATGGGCCGAAGCTAGTACGACGTCGAATCGGAGCCGCGACGCATACTCCAACGCCACGGCCGCATTGTCCACCGGGATGGCCCGGTGGTGCAGCGTGCCGAGCGCCTCGACCACGGGCCGCAGCACAGCGGGATCCTGGTGGACCAGTAGCATTGTCAGGGACCTGGCGGGTTGTTGGGGACTGGCTTGCGCGGGCCGGGCCGTGGCCTCTGTCAGGGGGAGATCAATCTCAAACCGCGTCCCATCCGATGTCGGATCCAGGCGAAACTCGCCCCCGTGGTTCTCCACGATGCCGCGTGCCACCCCAAGGCCCCAGGCCTGGGACTCGCTTTCCTCGGTCTGTCCGGTGGAAGAGGCCGAGAACTCGACGGCCAGTACGGCGCGGCTCTCGTGGCGCGCGGTTGTCAAGTGAATCTGTTTGGTCTCGGTGTGCTGCAGAGCCTGTTCGGCGTGCACCAGCACGCTGAGGATAGCCTGCTCGAGTTGACTGCTGGAGCCTAGCACCGTCAACTCGCAGGGCTCCAGTTCCACGCTGGTGGTCACCATCTGCAGCCGCCAGGGTTGCGCTCGGAACTCGGCCAGGTCGCTGGCCAACTGGTTCAACTCCACCGGTCTCACCCGCGCCTGTTCCGGGCGCCCGAAGGCGATGAGCCGCTCGACCGTTTCGAGAGCCTGGACAGCGTCAGCCGAGACCTCGGTCAGTTCCTCGCCGCTCGCCGCCGCCGCGATGCGTTGCAGCGGAGGCTGGAGGTCCGCCGCGATGCTGGAGATCAACTGGCCCATCGCGCCGAGCTTTTCGCTGCGCAATAGCTGGTCACGCAGTTGCCGCTGCTCCAGC is a window from the uncultured Paludibaculum sp. genome containing:
- a CDS encoding GAF domain-containing protein, which codes for MDFSAAGSLNPTTVGTAIVSMLLASLVWWRRLGRLTRQRQAVERIYALSEEVFRPRSAAEILGQLQGRLLDSAGLTAATIFVSDPEAGGLEVAAGKAIDADAARRSHATKEPVLTATSLSLPMVSQGAGNGVLQCGSPRGRHPLEDEMAALRHLANQVGIALQLLEQRQLRDQLLRSEKLGAMGQLISSIAADLQPPLQRIAAAASGEELTEVSADAVQALETVERLIAFGRPEQARVRPVELNQLASDLAEFRAQPWRLQMVTTSVELEPCELTVLGSSSQLEQAILSVLVHAEQALQHTETKQIHLTTARHESRAVLAVEFSASSTGQTEESESQAWGLGVARGIVENHGGEFRLDPTSDGTRFEIDLPLTEATARPAQASPQQPARSLTMLLVHQDPAVLRPVVEALGTLHHRAIPVDNAAVALEYASRLRFDVVLASAHLPDLPWTEFAERMRQHTPHVGLIATASDSAAPGALTLHLPVDRTELERVFNTLDETA